A region from the Acyrthosiphon pisum isolate AL4f chromosome A1, pea_aphid_22Mar2018_4r6ur, whole genome shotgun sequence genome encodes:
- the LOC100167070 gene encoding zinc finger protein Noc, with protein sequence MAIMDSNPESNQYQYIQDTSLASLDSKTSPLAMLVRTCSQIGADPPMAAAAKSKKPAAAAPVSATAAAADRPHSASPASAAVAYLGHGAAKHHRTNINNNYMEDTPKPAKLNFKPYENTVSTPTPHHHMQHAVQHHHHHPSPYGLHQLNSNHHNNNNNNNNNNNDDDSRPKSSSSEDNGNSAGHGKKRKSASPRDEYSGAHHKSSRRSSSSASSSETAAAASTASSAHDPSTNPIIRSGLEVMHGATAKAFCPPPPMPAHSPYKSHDPLAAFRHTYLPGAPWMPAAVSLAAAAAGKPSPSSDCKDPMCGGPASGCGQQQQHAAAAAALAFATQYHPMMAAAGACPAGCVQCDHQRYLSSLMAAASVPAFYAPVARPYTCSWVIPGGHMQSSSPATAATESANAASLCGKSFSTSDELLQHIRTHTSAGGSTVSAAACMAAGAAGPMSPTTAAAFSAYNSHLSRHLFHHPSAAAAYGKPPSMMPPSPYSAFNPTAAYCYPPPSAAAAAAAAYHHHHHQQQQLYSPRGDTSSATVSR encoded by the exons ATGGCAATCATGGACTCGAATCCGGAGAGCAATCAGTACCAGTATATTCAAGACACTTCTTTAGCTTCG TTGGACTCCAAGACAAGCCCACTTGCCATGTTGGTTCGGACCTGCAGCCAGATCGGTGCAGATCCGCCAATGGCAGCCGCTGCTAAATCGAAAAaacccgccgccgccgctccAGTTTCGGCCACAGCCGCCGCTGCCGACCGGCCACACAGTGCGTCACCGGCCTCCGCAGCAGTGGCGTACTTAGGCCACGGGGCCGCCAAGCACCACCGGACTAACATCAACAACAATTACATGGAAGACACGCCCAAACCTGCAAAGTTGAACTTTAAACCGTATGAGAACACCGTTTCAACACCGACGCCGCATCACCACATGCAGCACGCCGTACAGCACCACCATCACCACCCTTCGCCCTACGGTCTGCATCAGCTGAATTCCAATCatcataacaacaataacaacaacaacaacaacaacaacgacgacgacagcCGGCCCAAGAGCAGCAGCTCGGAAGATAACGGCAACAGTGCTGGCCACGGCAAGAAGCGCAAGTCCGCTTCGCCACGTGACGAATACAGCGGGGCGCACCACAAGAGCAGCCgccggtcgtcgtcgtcggcttCGTCTTCCGAAACCGCAGCGGCCGCGTCCACCGCTTCATCCGCCCACGACCCGTCCACCAACCCGATCATACGGTCCGGTCTGGAAGTCATGCACGGCGCCACGGCCAAGGCGTTCTGCCCACCGCCGCCGATGCCCGCGCACTCGCCGTACAAATCACACGACCCGCTGGCCGCCTTCAGGCACACGTACCTGCCCGGCGCCCCGTGGATGCCGGCTGCCGTATCTCTAGCCGCGGCCGCGGCAGGAAAGCCGTCGCCTTCATCCGACTGCAAAGATCCGATGTGCGGTGGCCCGGCGTCCGGGTGCGGCCAGCAGCAGCAGCATGCAGCGGCCGCGGCCGCTCTGGCGTTCGCCACCCAATACCATCCGATGATGGCCGCGGCCGGCGCGTGTCCCGCCGGTTGCGTGCAGTGCGACCACCAGCGGTACCTGTCCTCGCTGATGGCCGCTGCTTCCGTGCCCGCGTTTTACGCGCCCGTGGCCCGCCCGTACACTTGCAGCTGGGTGATTCCCGGCGGCCACATGCAGTCGTCGTCGcccgccaccgccgccaccgaaTCGGCCAATGCGGCATCGCTGTGCGGCAAGAGCTTCAGCACGTCCGACGAACTGTTGCAGCACATCCGCACGCACACGTCCGCCGGCGGTAGCACCGTCTCCGCAGCCGCTTGCATGGCTGCCGGCGCCGCGGGCCCGATGTCGCCCACCACGGCGGCAGCGTTCTCCGCCTACAACAGCCACTTGTCCCGGCACTTGTTCCATCACCCGTCCGCAGCCGCGGCTTACGGCAAACCGCCGTCCATGATGCCACCGTCGCCGTACAGCGCGTTCAACCCGACGGCCGCGTACTGCTACCCGCCGCCGTCCGCGGCCGCCGCAGCCGCAGCCGCGTACCATCACCACCACCATCAGCAGCAGCAGCTGTACTCGCCCCGCGGCGACACGTCCTCCGCCACCGTCAGCCGTTAA